A stretch of the Actinomycetota bacterium genome encodes the following:
- a CDS encoding IclR family transcriptional regulator gives MGSGETGNLRSVSRAIRALELIAEQGELGVTELGRRLQVHKATASRLAATLAERGLVERDPMTDKYRLGFGLIRLAGAAMAGLDLVSTSRSILEELAERTRETVNLGVFSSEGVVYIDQVTGARSIVSVSWVGRRTPLHCTSNGKVLLAYMDRAERDKLLERPLERATPDTVVDPNALRAQLAETRRRGYAQTLEELEEGLNAVAAPVFQADGTAIAALSVSGPAFRMRAVDLPRIARMTIDAATAVSRRLGYVERRAGTVG, from the coding sequence ATGGGTAGCGGAGAGACGGGGAACCTGCGGTCGGTCTCCCGCGCGATCCGGGCTCTCGAGCTGATCGCCGAGCAAGGCGAGCTCGGGGTCACCGAGCTGGGACGGCGTCTGCAGGTCCACAAGGCGACGGCGTCTCGGCTGGCCGCAACCCTGGCCGAGCGCGGTCTCGTGGAACGCGACCCGATGACGGACAAGTACCGGCTCGGGTTCGGCTTGATCCGCCTCGCCGGCGCCGCGATGGCGGGGCTCGACCTCGTCAGCACTTCGCGATCGATCCTCGAGGAGCTCGCCGAGCGCACCCGCGAGACGGTGAACCTCGGGGTCTTCTCGAGCGAGGGAGTCGTCTACATCGACCAGGTGACCGGCGCCCGATCGATCGTGAGCGTGAGCTGGGTCGGTCGCCGCACGCCACTGCACTGCACGTCCAACGGCAAGGTGCTGCTCGCCTACATGGATCGTGCCGAACGCGACAAGCTGCTCGAACGGCCGCTCGAGCGCGCCACCCCCGACACGGTCGTCGACCCGAACGCCCTCCGCGCCCAGCTCGCCGAGACCCGCCGCCGCGGCTACGCCCAGACCCTCGAAGAGCTCGAGGAGGGTCTGAACGCCGTTGCCGCCCCCGTGTTCCAGGCAGACGGAACGGCGATCGCTGCACTCAGCGTGTCGGGTCCCGCATTCCGGATGCGGGCCGTCGACCTGCCGCGGATCGCCCGGATGACGATCGACGCGGCGACCGCGGTGTCGCGCCGGCTCGGCTACGTCGAGCGCCGGGCGGGGACGGTCGGGTGA
- a CDS encoding sarcosine oxidase subunit delta, whose translation MLLIDCPWCGPRAEVEFRYGGQAHIAYPEDPAALTDQEWADFLFMRDNPKGEFHERWFHTAGCRRWFDVVRDTATYVLRPDPEHDA comes from the coding sequence GTGCTGCTGATCGACTGCCCGTGGTGCGGGCCGCGCGCGGAGGTCGAGTTCCGCTACGGCGGACAGGCACACATCGCCTATCCCGAGGATCCGGCCGCGCTGACCGATCAGGAGTGGGCCGACTTCCTGTTCATGCGCGACAACCCGAAGGGGGAATTCCACGAGCGATGGTTCCATACCGCAGGGTGCCGCCGGTGGTTCGATGTCGTCCGCGACACCGCGACCTACGTGCTGCGCCCCGACCCGGAGCACGACGCATGA
- a CDS encoding trimethylamine methyltransferase family protein: MSETTGRRRGGGRAARQAARAATTAERIPYITRTLKPLEVLDTEGLELMEHNADTILEQVGIEFRESPDALELLKGAGADVDGERVRFPSGMCRETIRASAPSSFTQYARNPEHNVEVGGRHTVLAPAYGSPFVHDLDQGRRYGTIEDFGNFVKLAYAAPFLHHSGGTVCEPVDLPVNKRHYDMVYAHMRYSDKAFMGSVTHPLRAQDTVEMCRILFGAAYLEDHPVVMSLVNANSPLVWDSTMLGAAKAYAEANQALIMTPFILAGAMSPATVAGAVAQTLAEAMAGMTYVQLLRPGAPVVMGSFASSMSMQSGAPTFGTPEPALVLYSLAALARRLGVPFRSGGSLTASKLPDAQAAYESANTFQPTMLGGVNFVLHAAGWLEGGLAMGYEKFVLDHDQCGMAAAFANGVDLSPNGQAIDAILENGPGQHFLGTAHTLANFESAFFRSGVADNNSFEQWEAEGSKDAAERANALWKKTLAEYEPPPIDEAKDGELLEWIEKKKASFPDSNV; this comes from the coding sequence ATGAGCGAGACGACCGGACGAAGGCGCGGCGGAGGACGGGCGGCACGGCAAGCGGCGCGGGCGGCGACCACCGCCGAGCGGATCCCCTACATCACGCGAACGCTCAAGCCGCTCGAGGTGCTCGACACCGAGGGCCTCGAGCTGATGGAGCACAACGCCGACACGATCCTGGAACAGGTGGGGATCGAGTTCCGTGAGTCGCCCGATGCGCTGGAGCTGCTGAAGGGCGCGGGAGCCGACGTCGACGGGGAACGTGTCCGCTTCCCGTCCGGGATGTGCCGGGAGACGATCCGGGCGTCGGCACCGTCGAGCTTCACGCAGTACGCGCGCAACCCCGAGCACAACGTGGAGGTCGGCGGGAGGCACACCGTGCTCGCTCCGGCCTACGGCTCGCCGTTCGTGCACGATCTTGACCAGGGACGCCGGTACGGAACGATCGAGGACTTCGGCAACTTCGTGAAGCTCGCGTACGCCGCGCCGTTCCTGCACCACTCGGGCGGGACGGTCTGCGAGCCCGTGGACCTGCCCGTCAACAAGCGCCACTACGACATGGTGTACGCGCACATGCGCTACTCGGACAAGGCGTTCATGGGCTCGGTGACCCACCCCCTTCGCGCGCAGGACACCGTGGAGATGTGCAGGATCCTGTTCGGCGCGGCGTACCTCGAGGATCATCCGGTCGTCATGAGCCTGGTGAACGCGAACTCGCCACTCGTGTGGGACTCGACGATGCTCGGCGCGGCGAAGGCGTACGCCGAGGCGAACCAGGCGCTGATCATGACCCCGTTCATCCTCGCCGGCGCGATGAGTCCCGCGACCGTCGCGGGCGCGGTCGCCCAGACGCTCGCCGAGGCGATGGCCGGGATGACCTACGTCCAACTCCTCCGTCCGGGGGCGCCGGTCGTGATGGGCTCGTTCGCGTCGTCGATGTCGATGCAATCGGGCGCGCCGACGTTCGGAACGCCCGAGCCCGCGCTCGTGCTCTATTCGCTGGCGGCGCTCGCCCGACGCCTCGGCGTACCGTTCCGCAGCGGAGGGTCGCTCACGGCCTCCAAGCTCCCCGACGCGCAGGCTGCCTACGAGTCGGCGAACACGTTTCAGCCCACGATGCTCGGCGGGGTGAACTTCGTGCTGCACGCCGCCGGGTGGCTCGAGGGCGGGCTCGCGATGGGGTACGAGAAGTTCGTGCTCGACCACGATCAGTGCGGGATGGCGGCGGCGTTCGCCAACGGCGTCGACCTGTCGCCGAACGGTCAGGCGATCGACGCGATCCTCGAGAACGGGCCCGGGCAGCACTTCCTCGGGACGGCGCACACGCTCGCGAACTTCGAGTCGGCTTTCTTCCGCTCGGGGGTGGCCGACAACAACTCCTTCGAGCAGTGGGAGGCCGAGGGCTCCAAGGACGCCGCCGAGCGTGCCAATGCACTGTGGAAGAAGACGCTTGCCGAGTACGAGCCGCCGCCGATCGACGAAGCGAAGGACGGCGAGCTGCTCGAGTGGATCGAGAAGAAGAAGGCGAGCTTCCCGGACTCGAACGTCTGA
- a CDS encoding methylenetetrahydrofolate reductase — translation MALRRSRIAKLSEVERVALRRLIEDPKFELIPLSDVGEQAAFLPPGVTVTVTASPAKGIEATIELAEKMAAVGHPAIPHLSARMIRDRAHLAELLQRLAVAGLTSVFVVGGDPIDADGFPDGLALLRAIEETGPRPSEIGIPGYPEGHVDIDAVVLGTALRDKSVHADYIATQLCLDPTAIASWVQWLRASGIALPVHLGTPGVADLTKLLSIATKIGVGGSARYLSKNRRAVGRLVRKGGYRPDGLLEDLAPVLADANADVRALHLFTFNQVERTVDWQRRMLEELSIQAR, via the coding sequence ATGGCTCTGCGCCGCTCCCGGATCGCGAAGCTCTCCGAGGTCGAACGTGTGGCGCTGCGACGCCTGATCGAGGATCCGAAGTTCGAGCTGATCCCGCTCTCCGACGTCGGTGAGCAGGCGGCGTTCCTTCCCCCGGGCGTCACGGTCACGGTGACGGCCTCGCCGGCGAAAGGGATCGAGGCCACGATCGAGCTGGCCGAGAAGATGGCCGCCGTCGGCCACCCCGCGATCCCGCACCTGTCCGCCCGGATGATCCGCGATCGCGCGCATCTGGCCGAGCTGCTGCAGCGACTCGCGGTCGCCGGCCTCACGTCGGTCTTCGTCGTCGGCGGGGACCCGATCGACGCCGACGGGTTCCCCGACGGGCTGGCCCTGCTGCGCGCGATCGAGGAGACCGGTCCGCGACCGAGCGAGATCGGGATCCCCGGCTATCCCGAGGGGCACGTGGACATCGATGCGGTCGTGCTCGGCACCGCGCTGCGCGACAAGTCGGTGCACGCGGACTACATCGCCACCCAGCTCTGTTTGGATCCGACCGCGATCGCGTCGTGGGTCCAGTGGTTGCGGGCCTCGGGCATCGCGCTCCCCGTGCACCTGGGGACGCCCGGTGTCGCCGACCTGACGAAGCTGCTGTCGATCGCGACGAAGATCGGCGTCGGAGGCTCGGCCCGGTACCTGTCCAAGAACCGTCGGGCGGTCGGCCGCCTCGTTCGGAAAGGTGGCTACCGCCCCGACGGTCTGCTGGAGGATCTCGCTCCGGTCTTGGCCGACGCGAACGCCGACGTGCGGGCGCTCCACCTGTTCACCTTCAACCAGGTCGAGCGCACCGTCGACTGGCAGCGCCGGATGCTGGAGGAGCTGTCGATCCAGGCACGCTAA
- a CDS encoding sarcosine oxidase subunit gamma family protein has translation MTAELRDALAHRSPAPATDGLELTEVSGLAQVSLRSDPRSIAGSLELPLEPNTFLERDGRVTLWLGPDEWLVVAPHERFPSLATDLDRALAPRHRSVVDVSANRVVLQLRGPDALDALATGCPIDLHPRAWTAGQCAQTLAMDTQAILVHLGHETSWVLVRPSFAEHLVTRWVDGASLLMAR, from the coding sequence GTGACGGCTGAGCTCCGGGATGCACTCGCTCACCGGTCCCCTGCGCCCGCCACGGACGGCCTCGAGCTCACCGAGGTGTCCGGGTTGGCGCAGGTGAGCCTCCGCAGCGATCCGCGATCGATCGCCGGCTCCCTCGAGCTCCCGCTCGAGCCGAACACGTTCCTGGAGCGCGACGGTCGGGTGACACTGTGGCTAGGCCCCGACGAGTGGCTCGTCGTAGCGCCTCACGAACGGTTCCCCTCGCTCGCCACCGACCTGGATCGGGCACTGGCACCACGCCACCGCTCGGTCGTCGACGTGTCCGCCAACCGCGTGGTGTTGCAGCTCCGCGGCCCGGACGCGCTCGACGCGCTCGCGACCGGCTGCCCGATCGACCTGCATCCGCGAGCGTGGACGGCGGGTCAGTGTGCCCAAACACTCGCCATGGACACGCAGGCGATCCTGGTGCATCTCGGTCACGAGACGAGCTGGGTACTGGTTCGACCTTCCTTCGCCGAACACCTCGTAACCCGATGGGTCGATGGCGCATCATTGCTGATGGCTCGGTGA
- a CDS encoding sarcosine oxidase subunit beta family protein produces the protein MDPTDTARPDRYWRAAEPKPSYEAVVVGGGGHGLATAYELAARHGITDVAVLEKGWLAGGNMARNTTIIRSNYLWDESAAIYEHALKLWEGLEEELGTELQFSQRGVMNLSHDVGDVRASKRRLHANRLNGIDAEWLEPDDIVEICPIVNISPDLRYPVLGATFQRRGGTARHDKVAWGYATGADRLGVDIVEHCEVTGFDLDGGRVHGVETTRGTIHAEKVALVAAGHTSALTDMVGLRLPLQSHPLQALVSVLLEPVIDTVVMSNKVHVYVSQADKGELVMGAGIDPYIGYGQRGSFHVIEHQMAAAVELFPIFAHAKLLRTWGGIVDVSPDASPILGLTPIDGLFLNCGWGTGGFKATPASGAVFAATIARDEPHPLARPYALERFTTGALIDEHGAAAVAH, from the coding sequence GTGGATCCGACCGACACCGCTCGCCCCGACCGCTACTGGCGCGCGGCGGAGCCGAAGCCGTCCTACGAGGCGGTGGTCGTGGGCGGCGGCGGCCACGGGCTCGCCACGGCGTACGAGCTGGCAGCGCGGCACGGCATCACCGATGTCGCCGTGCTCGAGAAGGGCTGGCTCGCCGGCGGGAACATGGCCCGCAACACGACGATCATCCGCTCGAACTACCTGTGGGACGAATCCGCCGCGATCTACGAGCACGCGCTGAAGCTGTGGGAAGGACTCGAGGAGGAGCTCGGGACCGAGCTCCAGTTCTCCCAGCGCGGCGTGATGAACCTCTCGCACGACGTGGGCGATGTTCGAGCCAGCAAGCGGCGCCTGCACGCGAATCGGCTGAACGGGATCGACGCCGAGTGGCTCGAGCCAGACGACATCGTAGAGATCTGCCCGATCGTGAACATCTCCCCCGATCTGCGCTACCCGGTGCTGGGCGCCACGTTCCAGCGGCGGGGCGGAACGGCGCGCCACGACAAGGTCGCGTGGGGGTATGCGACCGGCGCGGATCGGCTCGGCGTCGACATCGTGGAGCACTGCGAGGTCACCGGGTTCGATCTGGACGGCGGCCGGGTCCACGGCGTCGAGACGACCCGCGGCACGATCCACGCGGAGAAGGTCGCACTCGTCGCGGCGGGACATACCTCCGCGCTCACCGACATGGTCGGGCTGCGGCTCCCGCTGCAGAGCCACCCGCTGCAGGCGCTCGTGTCGGTATTGCTCGAGCCGGTGATCGACACGGTCGTGATGTCGAACAAGGTGCACGTCTACGTGAGCCAGGCCGACAAGGGCGAGCTGGTGATGGGTGCGGGCATCGATCCCTACATCGGGTACGGCCAGCGCGGCTCGTTCCACGTGATCGAACATCAGATGGCGGCCGCGGTGGAGCTGTTCCCGATCTTCGCGCACGCGAAGCTGCTCCGGACCTGGGGCGGCATCGTGGACGTCTCGCCCGATGCGTCGCCGATCCTCGGTCTGACCCCGATCGACGGACTGTTCCTGAACTGCGGCTGGGGAACGGGTGGCTTCAAGGCGACGCCCGCGTCGGGCGCGGTGTTCGCGGCCACGATCGCGCGGGATGAGCCCCACCCCCTCGCCCGGCCCTACGCGCTGGAGCGATTCACGACCGGCGCCCTGATCGACGAGCACGGCGCGGCGGCGGTGGCCCACTGA
- a CDS encoding 2Fe-2S iron-sulfur cluster-binding protein, translating into MRRLESGGRIDRSSPVRFSFDGVVLSGFAGDTLASALLANGVHIVCPSPILGRPRGVMTAGVEEPAAFVEVSAPSFDAIAPAPTVELVDGLIARGLPGVGRLPGPDAQTAPCLPRYAHVETLVIGGGRSGLRAALEAVARGDRVLLADERTWLGGVSSHEGAPRADAPTEPDGLIDDVADAPDTTLLTRTTALGIYDAGYVVLYERSRPVERLWHVRAGRVVLASGAHERPIAFADDDRPGVMLAGAVRLYLERFAVVPGSRAVLFATNDPAYATAWELLRAGAHVEAIVDVRESSPAQADARREGVKVLSGASVTGTDGDPRVSAVRVRSAGGEPRSIEADLLAVSGGWNPVTQLARTIGCGSRYDEERACFVPDGSGPDWLEIVGRAAGEVPASAACWSVPADDRSRHFVDFQRDQTVADIEAAVGGGLRSVEHVKRATYIGTAVDQGRTSGVVTAEVVNGLLGGDPGAQGPSNPRPPYTPVPFSVLAGRHQGDLLDPIRRTPIHRWHEEHGAVWEDVGQWKRARYYPGDGEDMNAAVARECLAVRTAVGILDASTLGKIEVVGPDAGAFLDRMYTNTMSTLKVGRIRYGLMLGLDGMVFDDGVAMRLAEDRFLVTTTSGGAAAVLDRFEEWLQTEWPQLRVYCTSVTEQWATIGIAGPRAREVIAAVGTDIDLSADAFGFMRFRDGAVDGVPARIARVSFSGELSYEINVDGRYAQSLWEHVIEAGTPLGLEPYGTEAMHVLRAEKGFIIVGQDTDGTVTPGDLGMDRIVSGEGDFVGKRSLSRPDTVRNDRKQLVGLLAVDRAQVLPEGAQLVLEDTGSIPMPMAGHVTSSYRSPILERTFALAVLEHGRELRGASVFAPLPEGTIAATVTDPVFYDPEGARRDG; encoded by the coding sequence ATGAGGCGTCTGGAGAGCGGCGGCCGGATCGACCGATCGAGCCCCGTGCGGTTCTCCTTCGACGGCGTCGTGCTCTCCGGGTTCGCTGGCGACACGCTGGCATCCGCCCTGCTAGCGAACGGCGTGCACATCGTGTGCCCGAGCCCGATCCTCGGACGTCCGCGCGGCGTGATGACCGCCGGCGTCGAGGAACCAGCCGCGTTCGTCGAGGTCTCGGCTCCGTCGTTCGACGCGATCGCGCCGGCTCCGACGGTCGAGCTCGTCGACGGACTGATCGCGCGGGGGCTGCCCGGGGTCGGACGACTCCCGGGACCCGATGCGCAGACCGCTCCGTGTCTGCCGAGGTACGCACACGTGGAAACGCTCGTGATCGGCGGCGGCCGATCGGGTCTGCGAGCCGCGCTCGAGGCGGTCGCGCGGGGGGATCGCGTGCTGCTCGCCGACGAACGCACGTGGCTCGGTGGCGTCTCGTCCCACGAGGGGGCGCCGCGGGCCGACGCCCCGACCGAGCCCGACGGCTTGATCGACGACGTGGCCGATGCACCCGACACGACGCTGCTGACGCGCACGACGGCGCTCGGCATCTACGACGCCGGCTACGTCGTGCTCTACGAGCGGAGCCGTCCCGTCGAGCGCCTGTGGCACGTACGCGCCGGTCGCGTCGTGCTCGCGTCCGGGGCGCATGAACGCCCGATCGCCTTCGCCGACGACGACCGGCCCGGCGTGATGCTGGCGGGAGCCGTCCGTCTGTACCTCGAGCGGTTCGCCGTGGTTCCCGGCTCCCGCGCGGTGCTGTTCGCCACGAACGACCCCGCGTACGCGACGGCATGGGAGCTGCTCCGTGCGGGTGCGCACGTCGAGGCGATCGTCGACGTCCGTGAGAGCTCTCCCGCACAGGCAGACGCACGACGCGAAGGGGTCAAGGTGCTCTCCGGCGCCTCCGTCACCGGCACCGACGGCGATCCGCGGGTGTCGGCGGTTCGGGTGAGGAGCGCCGGCGGCGAGCCGCGATCGATCGAGGCCGATCTGCTCGCCGTCTCCGGAGGGTGGAACCCGGTCACGCAGCTCGCTCGGACGATCGGGTGTGGGTCCCGCTACGACGAGGAGCGGGCGTGCTTCGTTCCCGACGGGTCCGGTCCCGACTGGCTCGAGATCGTCGGCCGGGCGGCGGGAGAGGTCCCGGCCTCGGCGGCGTGCTGGTCGGTCCCGGCCGACGACCGCTCGCGCCACTTCGTCGACTTCCAGCGCGACCAGACCGTCGCCGACATCGAGGCGGCGGTCGGCGGCGGATTGCGTTCGGTCGAGCACGTGAAGCGCGCCACCTATATCGGGACGGCCGTCGATCAGGGTCGCACGTCGGGGGTGGTGACCGCCGAGGTCGTGAACGGACTCCTCGGCGGCGACCCCGGTGCGCAGGGACCGTCGAACCCCCGCCCCCCGTACACGCCCGTTCCGTTCTCGGTGCTCGCGGGCCGCCATCAGGGCGATCTGCTCGATCCGATCCGTCGCACCCCGATCCACCGGTGGCACGAGGAGCACGGTGCCGTCTGGGAGGACGTCGGTCAGTGGAAACGGGCCCGCTACTACCCGGGCGACGGCGAGGACATGAACGCCGCCGTCGCGCGCGAGTGCCTCGCGGTCCGCACGGCAGTCGGGATCCTCGACGCCTCGACGCTGGGCAAGATCGAGGTGGTCGGTCCGGACGCGGGAGCGTTCCTCGACCGGATGTACACCAACACGATGTCGACGCTGAAGGTCGGAAGGATCCGCTACGGCCTGATGCTCGGCCTCGACGGGATGGTGTTCGACGACGGCGTCGCGATGCGGCTGGCCGAGGATCGGTTCCTCGTCACGACCACGAGTGGCGGCGCGGCCGCGGTGCTCGACCGGTTCGAGGAGTGGCTCCAGACCGAGTGGCCCCAGCTGCGCGTGTACTGCACGAGCGTCACCGAGCAGTGGGCCACGATCGGCATCGCCGGCCCGCGCGCCCGCGAGGTCATCGCGGCGGTGGGCACCGACATCGACCTGTCGGCGGACGCGTTCGGCTTCATGAGGTTCCGCGACGGCGCGGTGGACGGCGTTCCCGCGCGGATCGCCCGCGTGAGCTTCTCGGGCGAGCTGTCCTACGAGATCAACGTCGACGGTCGCTACGCACAGAGCCTCTGGGAACACGTGATCGAGGCAGGCACTCCCCTCGGGCTCGAGCCGTACGGCACCGAGGCGATGCATGTGCTGCGCGCCGAGAAGGGTTTCATCATCGTCGGCCAGGACACCGACGGAACGGTGACCCCCGGCGACCTCGGGATGGACCGGATCGTGTCCGGCGAGGGCGACTTCGTCGGCAAGCGCTCGCTGTCACGCCCCGACACGGTTCGCAACGACCGCAAGCAGCTCGTCGGTCTGCTGGCGGTCGATCGTGCGCAGGTGCTCCCCGAAGGAGCGCAGCTCGTCCTCGAAGACACGGGATCGATCCCGATGCCCATGGCCGGCCACGTCACGTCCAGCTACCGCAGCCCGATCCTCGAGCGAACCTTCGCACTCGCCGTGCTCGAACACGGCCGCGAGCTCCGGGGGGCGTCGGTCTTCGCCCCGCTCCCCGAGGGAACGATCGCGGCGACGGTGACCGATCCCGTGTTCTACGACCCGGAAGGAGCCCGCCGTGACGGCTGA
- a CDS encoding ATP-binding protein has translation MSFVNRTGELAALDRWWSTSTGIALVWGRRRVGKTALIQRFARGKPTVFHTGAGRPLADELRILTDEATKVADLERRNARIRPFTDWDDALAGLADVRSPSLLILDEFPELTRTYPALPSVLRAWLDRERGRTALRILVCGSAVRTMEAMQDERSPLFGRIDLPLLVHPFRPREASTMLRVLDPASRALVWGVAGGMPLYLSWWDQTEPVRSNLDRLVCAPGAPMLTEGQLVLATEGESGELGGLVLRAIAAGRTKHHEIEQAVRAEPARTLDRLAELRLVERVVPITENPRRTKRTVYRIADNFLRFWLTLVERHRGEIERGLGGSIVGSIERGLDDHMGAAWEEAFRDHLRHLAVTGQMPEEVEAIGPWWDRDGENEIDAVALAGVDQAAILVGEAKWARGVNGARIVSSLTAKAGQLPAVRKHLELAVCAREEIKKPPPGARTYSAVDLFP, from the coding sequence ATGTCATTCGTCAACCGGACAGGGGAACTCGCCGCCCTCGACCGCTGGTGGTCGACCTCCACGGGGATCGCCCTCGTGTGGGGACGGCGAAGGGTCGGTAAGACGGCCTTGATCCAACGCTTCGCGCGCGGCAAGCCCACGGTATTCCACACGGGCGCGGGACGCCCGCTTGCCGATGAGCTCAGGATCCTCACAGACGAGGCAACCAAGGTGGCCGATCTCGAACGGCGAAACGCGCGAATCCGGCCTTTCACCGACTGGGATGACGCCCTTGCCGGGCTCGCCGACGTCCGAAGCCCTTCGCTGCTCATCCTTGACGAGTTCCCGGAGCTCACGCGAACGTATCCAGCCCTTCCGTCCGTGTTGCGCGCCTGGCTCGATCGCGAAAGGGGGCGCACAGCCTTGCGCATCCTCGTGTGCGGATCTGCCGTTCGCACGATGGAGGCGATGCAGGACGAGCGTTCACCCTTGTTCGGGCGGATCGATCTCCCGCTCCTCGTGCATCCGTTCCGACCACGAGAGGCGTCGACGATGCTCCGCGTCCTGGATCCCGCGAGTCGTGCGTTGGTGTGGGGCGTCGCCGGCGGGATGCCCCTGTACCTGAGCTGGTGGGATCAGACGGAACCGGTCCGTTCGAACCTCGATCGCCTGGTCTGTGCCCCTGGGGCCCCCATGCTCACGGAGGGCCAACTCGTGCTCGCTACAGAGGGAGAATCGGGAGAGCTCGGGGGCCTCGTGCTGCGAGCGATTGCGGCGGGTCGCACGAAACACCACGAGATCGAACAGGCGGTGCGTGCGGAGCCAGCACGAACGCTCGATCGTCTGGCCGAGCTGCGTCTCGTGGAACGAGTGGTTCCGATCACAGAGAACCCGCGGCGAACCAAACGGACGGTGTACCGGATCGCCGACAACTTCCTCCGATTCTGGCTCACGCTGGTGGAACGACATCGCGGAGAGATCGAGCGAGGCTTGGGAGGTTCGATCGTCGGATCGATCGAACGGGGCCTCGATGATCACATGGGGGCTGCGTGGGAGGAGGCGTTCCGGGATCACCTTCGGCACCTCGCGGTCACCGGGCAGATGCCCGAGGAAGTCGAAGCCATCGGACCCTGGTGGGATCGGGACGGAGAGAACGAGATCGACGCGGTGGCGCTGGCCGGCGTCGATCAAGCGGCGATTCTCGTCGGTGAGGCGAAGTGGGCGCGCGGCGTGAACGGGGCGCGCATCGTGAGTTCCCTAACGGCGAAGGCGGGACAACTGCCTGCTGTTCGCAAGCATCTCGAGTTGGCGGTGTGTGCTCGAGAAGAGATCAAGAAACCGCCCCCAGGAGCGCGGACGTACTCGGCTGTGGACCTCTTCCCCTAG